A genomic stretch from Maledivibacter sp. includes:
- a CDS encoding glycosyltransferase family 4 protein, whose amino-acid sequence MKICFDGIGLSHFKNTGLYTYTFELLNELSTLYPQSQYRVISNKAITSNPFRNKKIDLIQIDLNRRENDYSLLEKYITTNGINIYHSLNNGFSIPQNKVCKYVLTIDTLLPITYPQFADKKFSAKFLNVVPRALENSHKIIVVSKFIKDELINYFNIDEKKIHVIYPCISHMFRPLNEPRCKAILKSRYMIEQDFLLFSGSIHIRKHLMLLLRAFKEILGYYSNINLVIVGNYSGKRRPYYLELKEYAQNLNIDDKVIFTGSVEYRDMPYFYNGALCTINISDYEGFPISSLESLACNTPVICSHSSSFKEVPGHGLAYINNNDFYGLKNALIETMDKKHNNCFKNRLLDIKEYNPERFIKEHVRVYESII is encoded by the coding sequence ATGAAAATATGCTTCGATGGTATAGGTCTTAGCCATTTTAAAAACACTGGTCTATATACCTACACCTTTGAATTATTAAATGAACTTTCTACTTTATATCCACAATCACAGTATAGGGTGATTTCTAATAAGGCAATTACTTCTAATCCCTTTAGAAATAAAAAAATCGACTTGATTCAAATTGACTTAAATAGAAGGGAAAATGATTATAGCTTATTAGAAAAATACATTACCACTAACGGAATAAATATATATCATTCCCTTAATAATGGATTTAGTATACCTCAGAATAAAGTCTGTAAATATGTATTAACTATAGATACACTTTTACCAATCACCTACCCTCAATTTGCAGACAAAAAATTTTCGGCTAAATTTCTAAATGTAGTACCAAGGGCTTTAGAAAACTCCCATAAAATAATTGTCGTATCTAAATTTATAAAGGATGAACTAATCAACTATTTCAATATAGATGAAAAAAAAATCCATGTTATATATCCCTGTATTTCACATATGTTTAGACCTTTAAATGAACCACGCTGCAAGGCCATTTTGAAAAGCAGATATATGATTGAACAAGATTTTTTACTTTTCTCTGGAAGTATACATATTAGAAAACATTTGATGCTATTATTAAGGGCTTTTAAGGAAATATTAGGATACTATAGTAATATAAACCTAGTCATAGTAGGTAATTATAGTGGTAAGAGAAGGCCCTATTATTTAGAGCTTAAAGAATATGCACAAAATCTGAATATCGATGACAAGGTTATATTTACAGGTTCCGTAGAATATAGGGATATGCCATATTTTTACAATGGTGCTTTATGTACAATAAACATTTCTGATTACGAAGGATTCCCTATCTCTTCACTGGAATCCCTTGCTTGTAATACTCCTGTTATTTGCAGCCATTCCTCTTCTTTCAAAGAAGTTCCTGGTCATGGTCTAGCTTATATAAATAATAATGATTTTTATGGATTGAAAAATGCTTTAATAGAAACCATGGATAAAAAACATAACAATTGCTTTAAAAATAGATTGTTGGACATAAAGGAATATAATCCAGAAAGGTTTATAAAAGAACATGTCAGAGTATATGAATCAATTATATAA
- a CDS encoding carboxypeptidase-like regulatory domain-containing protein, producing the protein MGHRLISFDFVPDKNEQIEAVIKVPQEPRSVIHGIVKNHKNQVVKDAVVKLFKAKGCDPCDLEPITHAFTDECGQFLFGPLPPKQKYVIKVWIGDVKIRQIIIRPDKCEGCNDEKNVHDCNCESDFEEDEI; encoded by the coding sequence ATGGGACATAGATTGATAAGCTTTGATTTTGTTCCCGATAAGAACGAACAAATTGAAGCTGTTATAAAGGTTCCACAGGAACCTAGAAGTGTGATTCATGGTATTGTAAAAAATCATAAGAACCAGGTTGTAAAGGATGCAGTTGTAAAATTATTTAAGGCAAAGGGTTGTGATCCATGTGATTTAGAGCCTATAACTCATGCCTTCACTGATGAATGCGGACAATTTCTATTTGGACCACTACCACCAAAACAAAAGTATGTCATTAAAGTTTGGATAGGTGATGTGAAAATTCGTCAAATTATAATTAGACCTGACAAATGTGAAGGATGTAACGATGAAAAGAATGTACATGATTGCAATTGTGAAAGTGATTTTGAAGAAGATGAGATATAG
- a CDS encoding DUF3794 domain-containing protein: protein MTSIIKNAIQYTGLSNKEDFCLIKESFNHIFIQEDLIVLYPKPNIKKVIKVMTDISITDERVISTAVGTSLEGQVLTGKKIIIEGELVEQIEYACDDIKQSIYTACFKIPFCSYIVVPNNVTQNSVIEIRAYIEDIFIQKIDERKLFLNGILLLEAVVKE, encoded by the coding sequence ATGACTAGTATTATAAAGAATGCAATACAGTATACGGGGTTATCAAATAAAGAAGATTTTTGTTTAATAAAGGAAAGCTTTAATCATATATTTATACAGGAAGACCTAATAGTACTGTATCCTAAACCCAATATTAAGAAAGTGATTAAAGTCATGACCGATATAAGTATAACCGATGAAAGGGTAATCTCAACAGCTGTAGGGACTTCCCTTGAAGGGCAAGTATTGACAGGTAAAAAAATAATAATTGAAGGAGAACTAGTCGAGCAAATTGAATATGCATGTGACGATATAAAACAATCAATTTATACGGCATGCTTTAAAATCCCTTTCTGCAGCTATATTGTAGTGCCTAATAATGTTACCCAGAATAGTGTTATTGAGATAAGAGCTTATATTGAGGATATATTTATTCAGAAAATTGATGAAAGAAAATTATTTTTGAATGGAATTTTGCTACTAGAAGCGGTGGTAAAGGAATAA